From the genome of Pectobacterium atrosepticum:
GTGGCCAGTCAGCGATGCCTGAACGGCAATCTGCGCCGTTTCACCATCACGAACTTCCCCCACCAGCACGACGTCCGGGTCCTGACGCAGAATGGCACGTAGCCCACGGGCAAACGTCATATCCACCTTGGTATTCACCTGCGTTTGTCCGATGCCTTCCAGTTCATACTCGATGGGATCTTCCACCGTCATGATGTTACGTTCCGAGGCATTCAGGCGACTGAGTGCTGCGTAAAGCGTGGTACTTTTCCCCGACCCTGTCGGGCCAGTGACCAGAATAATCCCGTGCGGACGGTGGATCAGGCTGTCCAACAGTTGTCGATTACGTTCCGACATGCCTAACAGTTCAAGATCAAGCTTAACGCTGTTTTTATCCAACAAACGCAGCACGACGCGCTCACCGTAGTTCGACGGCAATGTGGACACGCGCACGTCAATCGCCCGTCCCCCCACCCGCAGCGCCATGCGCCCATCTTGCGGGATACGCTTTTCCGCAATATCCAGCTTAGCCATGACTTTGATACGCGATACCAGCAGCGAAGCCAGCTTACGCTGTGGACGCAAGATCTCACGTAATACACCGTCAACCCGGAAGCGGATCAGCAAATAGCGCTCATAGGTTTCGATATGAATATCCGACGCCTTATTCTTAATCGCCTCGGTCAACATGGCGTTGATGAGGCGGATAATCGGTGCGTCGTCATCGGCATCGAGCAGATCATCGCTGTCTGGCAGTTCTTCCACCAGCGTATAGAAGTCCATCTCGTTGCCGATGTCCTCCATCATACGGCGCGCCTCTTCCGAGTCGCGCTGATAGCTAATGACCAATTGCCGCTCAAACTCTTCTTCCGTGACTCGCTCAACCCTGAGCGAACAGCCCGCAACCCGACGCGCTTCCAGCAAAGCGGCTGACGGCGTCTGCGCGACACAAATCGTCCGAAGGCTCGCGTCATTTTCCCCCTGCAACAGCAGAATTTGCTGCGATCGTGCATAGGCGAAAGGCAATATGGGGCGTAATTCTATAATCTGAGAGGCAACGTCACTCATTTCCCGCCCGCCGGATAGAACGCCACAATAGAGGACTGGACCTGACGGAACGTATAAGCGTTCCCACCCTCTGGCAGGCGCAGCAAATCGTTATCCAGAAGCCCGCCATCACCGCTATTTACGTTTCTCTGTTTCTGTTCTTCATTGCTGAATGAGTGATATTTACTGGCAGAGGCACTCTGATATTGGCTACGATCGCGGATAATAGAAGGACGGATAAACAACATCAGGTTACGCTTTTTCGTTTCCTGACTGTTTGAACGGAACAAATGCCCCAGAATCGGAATATCGCCCAAGAAAGGCACTTTACTGGCGGACTCATTCGTACTTTTATCCAGCAAGCCCCCCACTACGACGGTTTCGCCGCTGCTGACCAGCACCGCGTTATTGACGGTACGTGTGTTGAATGTTGCCCCAAGATTGGTGCTGCTGCTGGAGGCAGCATCAGCCACGCTGG
Proteins encoded in this window:
- the gspE gene encoding type II secretion system protein GspE, whose amino-acid sequence is MSDVASQIIELRPILPFAYARSQQILLLQGENDASLRTICVAQTPSAALLEARRVAGCSLRVERVTEEEFERQLVISYQRDSEEARRMMEDIGNEMDFYTLVEELPDSDDLLDADDDAPIIRLINAMLTEAIKNKASDIHIETYERYLLIRFRVDGVLREILRPQRKLASLLVSRIKVMAKLDIAEKRIPQDGRMALRVGGRAIDVRVSTLPSNYGERVVLRLLDKNSVKLDLELLGMSERNRQLLDSLIHRPHGIILVTGPTGSGKSTTLYAALSRLNASERNIMTVEDPIEYELEGIGQTQVNTKVDMTFARGLRAILRQDPDVVLVGEVRDGETAQIAVQASLTGHLVLSTLHTNSALGALSRLQDMGVEPFLLSTSLLGVLAQRLVRTLCSDCSQPQPVDPVQAKQMGIVPDTLLHNPVGCPQCSFTGYRGRIGIHELVLINDDVRAAIHRSDGEMAIARILGEKRATIRQDGLEKVLAGLTTWEEVIRVTKEE